One region of bacterium genomic DNA includes:
- a CDS encoding sulfocyanin-like copper-binding protein — MKQRQAGTRRIFVVAALVAAGAMALGTPLLHAAAHTAEVTIVANKTASGGFAFNGYQRGGMTVTVPAGWEIVVHFENADATNHSVAVAASGGHTQVTPPSSPAFAGAMSGNFSSGLAKGQTQTFTFEASKAGTYEFVCGVPGHAISGQWDALVVSATATAPSVTPSGAAAITAK; from the coding sequence GTGAAACAGCGGCAGGCGGGGACGCGGCGGATCTTCGTTGTTGCGGCGCTGGTGGCGGCCGGGGCGATGGCGCTTGGAACGCCGCTGCTGCACGCGGCGGCGCATACCGCCGAGGTCACGATCGTGGCCAACAAGACGGCGAGCGGGGGATTCGCCTTCAACGGCTACCAGCGCGGCGGGATGACGGTCACCGTTCCGGCCGGCTGGGAGATCGTCGTGCATTTTGAGAACGCGGACGCGACCAACCACAGTGTCGCGGTGGCGGCATCCGGCGGCCACACGCAGGTCACGCCGCCGTCCAGCCCGGCTTTCGCCGGCGCGATGAGCGGCAACTTCTCGTCCGGACTCGCGAAGGGCCAGACGCAGACCTTCACGTTCGAGGCGAGCAAGGCCGGGACGTACGAGTTCGTCTGCGGCGTCCCCGGACACGCCATCTCCGGCCAGTGGGATGCGCTCGTCGTGTCCGCGACGGCCACGGCGCCGAGCGTGACGCCTTCGGGAGCAGCCGCGATTACCGCTAAGTAA
- a CDS encoding sulfocyanin-like copper-binding protein has protein sequence MRDRRDAAKTRGRVLRWGFAIMVLAGAGAMAFRTPILHAAASHTAEITITGNKTSSGGFAFNGYQRGGMTVTVPAGWEIVVHFENADATSHSLAVLASGAHSQVSPSSTPAFAAATTGSFSSGLAKGGQQTFSFEASKPGTYEFVCGVPGHAVSGQWDALIVSPTAATPSVTPPGAAAITAK, from the coding sequence GTGCGAGACCGGCGGGACGCGGCAAAGACACGGGGACGGGTACTGCGGTGGGGGTTCGCGATCATGGTACTGGCGGGGGCGGGCGCGATGGCGTTCCGAACGCCGATTCTCCACGCGGCGGCATCACACACCGCGGAAATCACGATCACCGGGAACAAGACGTCGAGCGGAGGTTTTGCCTTCAACGGCTACCAGCGGGGCGGGATGACCGTGACCGTGCCGGCCGGCTGGGAGATCGTCGTGCACTTTGAGAACGCCGACGCCACGAGCCACAGTTTGGCCGTGCTGGCGTCCGGCGCCCACTCGCAGGTCAGCCCCTCGTCCACCCCGGCGTTCGCCGCCGCGACCACCGGCAGTTTCTCGTCCGGACTCGCGAAGGGCGGGCAGCAGACGTTTTCGTTCGAGGCGAGCAAGCCGGGGACGTACGAGTTCGTCTGCGGCGTGCCGGGGCACGCGGTCTCAGGCCAGTGGGACGCGCTGATCGTGTCCCCGACCGCGGCGACGCCGAGCGTGACACCGCCGGGCGCCGCCGCCATCACCGCAAAGTAG
- a CDS encoding response regulator transcription factor, with amino-acid sequence MNSDQTDSGVARIRVLVVDDHPVFREGTRRILDALPDVRVIGEAADGLDAVERAGELRPDVVILDIRLPRLNGVEATRRILHAVPGTRVMALTAYDDDEYVIALMNAGALGYLLKNVSGQGLAEAVRSVHRGTPVLHPVVARKVARYWAQAAGTAKPGGGAITGREIEVLDLVARGLHNREIAERLKLSARTIETHLEHIFTKLGVSSRTEAVTLALGRHLLHTVDQTDPAGDGGT; translated from the coding sequence ATGAACTCCGATCAGACCGATAGCGGAGTTGCGCGCATCCGGGTGCTCGTCGTCGACGACCATCCGGTATTCCGCGAGGGGACACGCCGAATTCTCGACGCCCTGCCCGACGTGCGGGTGATCGGCGAAGCGGCCGACGGTCTGGACGCGGTCGAGCGCGCGGGCGAGTTGCGGCCGGACGTCGTCATTCTGGACATCCGGCTCCCGCGGCTGAACGGCGTCGAGGCCACGCGCCGTATCCTCCATGCCGTTCCGGGCACGCGGGTCATGGCGCTGACGGCGTACGACGACGACGAGTACGTCATCGCGCTCATGAACGCGGGGGCGCTCGGGTACCTACTCAAGAACGTCTCGGGCCAGGGCCTGGCGGAGGCCGTGCGGAGCGTGCACCGCGGCACGCCGGTGCTTCATCCCGTCGTCGCCCGCAAGGTGGCCCGGTACTGGGCGCAGGCCGCCGGGACGGCCAAGCCGGGCGGAGGCGCCATCACCGGCCGCGAGATCGAGGTCCTGGACCTCGTCGCGCGCGGCCTGCACAACCGGGAGATCGCCGAACGGCTCAAGCTCAGCGCGCGCACGATCGAAACCCACCTCGAGCACATCTTCACCAAACTCGGCGTGTCGTCTCGCACCGAGGCGGTAACGCTCGCCTTGGGCCGCCACCTGCTGCACACCGTGGATCAGACGGATCCCGCCGGCGACGGCGGGACGTGA
- a CDS encoding sensor histidine kinase: protein MPIRDRRFWTIQALILILAAADLGTDVLLTDDSVISIVLVTLFFIPVTYAAVAFDFARAAVTALWCVAVDLPVMLLEHRGTPRIEQLFLLAAIVSAGVYVAHWVGRERAARTAYARAILRGQEEERQRLAQDLHDETIQDLMIHCRTLDDLKHALEANENALTGMQHARRSAERIVHELRERIRALRPAVLDDLGLVAAIEQLVTRYQAQTGAAGEFRVEGTVCRLAAETELGLFRIAQEAIRNVERHAAAMRLAVELRFDTAGVRLRVADDGAGFILNGNRDPAGKGHLGLLGMRERAELLNGSLELVTSPRGGTEISAWIPS from the coding sequence GTGCCGATCCGAGACCGCCGGTTCTGGACGATCCAGGCGCTGATCCTGATCCTTGCGGCCGCCGACCTCGGAACGGACGTCCTGCTCACGGACGACTCGGTGATCAGCATCGTGCTGGTCACGCTGTTCTTCATCCCGGTGACGTACGCCGCCGTCGCGTTCGATTTCGCGCGCGCGGCGGTCACGGCCCTCTGGTGCGTAGCTGTCGACCTCCCGGTCATGCTGCTCGAGCACCGCGGCACCCCGCGGATCGAACAGTTGTTTCTCCTCGCCGCCATCGTGAGCGCTGGAGTATACGTCGCGCATTGGGTGGGGCGGGAGCGCGCGGCGCGAACGGCATACGCCCGCGCCATTCTGCGCGGACAGGAAGAGGAGCGGCAGCGCCTGGCCCAGGACCTGCACGACGAAACCATCCAGGATCTCATGATCCACTGCCGCACGCTCGACGATCTGAAGCACGCGCTCGAGGCGAACGAAAACGCCCTGACCGGCATGCAGCATGCCCGCCGGTCCGCCGAACGGATCGTGCACGAGCTGCGCGAGCGCATTCGCGCGCTGCGCCCGGCGGTGCTCGACGACCTGGGACTCGTGGCCGCCATCGAGCAGCTCGTCACCCGGTACCAGGCTCAAACCGGCGCGGCCGGAGAGTTCCGCGTCGAGGGCACCGTGTGCCGGCTGGCCGCCGAGACCGAGCTCGGGCTCTTCCGGATCGCGCAGGAAGCCATCCGCAACGTGGAACGGCACGCCGCGGCGATGCGTCTCGCCGTGGAGCTTCGGTTCGACACGGCCGGGGTACGTCTGCGCGTGGCGGATGACGGCGCGGGGTTCATCTTGAACGGCAATCGGGATCCGGCGGGCAAGGGCCATCTCGGCCTGCTCGGCATGCGGGAGCGGGCCGAGCTGCTGAACGGCAGCCTGGAGCTCGTCACGAGCCCCCGCGGGGGCACGGAAATCAGCGCCTGGATTCCGTCGTAA
- a CDS encoding heme exporter protein CcmB — translation MVRRAVRAAAALVWKDVLAELRTRELVTSMSLVAFLALVVQGLAVGSGPAPTVTAAILWITVVFAATLGLARTQTLEQDRQAFSGVLLTPVGRGTLFLAKAAANLLVTFMIMVVIVAAETVLVAPDLGRRIAGIALPLALGGAGFAATGTLLGAMAAATRLREVLLPILLVPVTLPAIVVSLSGVTAALEGAPFAAVLKSAGFLAAFDVVVLVLGVWLFEYVVEE, via the coding sequence GTGGTACGGCGCGCGGTGAGGGCGGCCGCCGCGCTCGTCTGGAAGGACGTGCTCGCGGAGCTGCGCACGCGTGAGCTCGTGACGTCGATGAGCCTCGTCGCGTTTCTCGCGCTCGTGGTGCAGGGACTCGCGGTCGGCAGCGGTCCCGCGCCCACGGTCACCGCCGCGATCCTGTGGATCACGGTCGTCTTCGCGGCGACGCTCGGCCTCGCGCGGACGCAGACGCTCGAACAGGACCGCCAGGCGTTTTCGGGTGTGCTGCTGACCCCGGTCGGCCGCGGCACGCTGTTCCTGGCCAAGGCGGCCGCCAACCTGCTCGTGACGTTCATGATCATGGTGGTGATCGTCGCCGCCGAGACGGTGCTCGTCGCCCCCGACCTCGGCCGGCGCATTGCCGGAATCGCGCTGCCGCTTGCGCTCGGCGGGGCGGGGTTCGCGGCGACGGGCACGCTCCTCGGCGCGATGGCCGCGGCGACACGCCTGCGCGAAGTGTTGCTGCCGATTTTGCTGGTGCCGGTCACGCTGCCGGCGATCGTCGTGTCGCTCTCCGGAGTGACGGCCGCCCTCGAGGGTGCGCCGTTCGCCGCGGTACTCAAATCGGCCGGTTTTCTCGCGGCGTTCGACGTGGTCGTGCTCGTCCTGGGCGTGTGGTTGTTCGAGTACGTGGTGGAGGAGTGA